Proteins encoded within one genomic window of Oncorhynchus masou masou isolate Uvic2021 chromosome 1, UVic_Omas_1.1, whole genome shotgun sequence:
- the LOC135548929 gene encoding AP-1 complex subunit gamma-1-like isoform X2: MPAPIRLRELIRTIRTARTQAEEREMIQKECAAIRSSFREEDNTYRCRNVAKLLYMHMLGYPAHFGQLECLKLIASQKFTDKRIGYLGAMLLLDERQDVHLLMTNCIKNDLNHSTQYVQGLALCTLGCMGSSEMCRDLAGEVEKLLKTSNSYLRKKAALCAVHVIRKVPELMEMFLPATKNLLSEKNHGVLHTSVVLLTEMCERSPDMLLHFRKLVPQLVRILKNLIMSGYSPEHDVSGISDPFLQVRILRLLRILGRSDDDSSEAMNDILAQVATNTETSKNVGNAILYETVLTIMDIKSESGLRVLAINILGRFLLNNDKNIRYVALTSLLKTVQTDHNAVQRHRSTIVDCLKDLDVSIKRRAMELSFALVNGNNIRGMMKELLYFLDSCDPEFKADCASGVFLAAEKYAPSKRWHIDTIMRVLTTAGSYVRDDSVPNLIQLITNSVEMHAYTVQRLYKALLDDISQQPLVQVSSWCIGEYGDLLVSGQCEEEEPIQVTEDEVLDVLEGLLVSNLSTPVTRGYSLTAIMKLSTRFSSVNRIKKVVSIYGSSIDVELQQRAVEYNALFKKYDHMRPALLERMPIMEKTASNGPTEIMQTNGETEPSVPDTKHLPLVTQPTNQANDLLDLLGGNDVVPVIQTTLPTKPASAGGELLDLLGDLSLSGGLAPAPSVPVSQPPFLLDGLSSQPLFNDTSAAIPPMTAYSKNGLKIEFTFERANPNPNIAVITIHATNATEVDMTEFVFQAAVPKTFQLQLLSPSSNIVPALNQGSVTQVIRVLNPQKQQLRMRVKLTYTHKGSPVQDLAEVNNFPPQSWQ; encoded by the exons CTGGAGTGCCTGAAGTTGATTGCGTCCCAGAAGTTCACTGACAAACGGATAGGGTACTTGGGAGCCATGCTACTGTTGGACGAGAGGCAGGACGTCCATCTACTAATGACAAACTGCATCAAGAA TGATCTGAATCACAGCACACAGTATGTCCAGGGCCTGGCCTTGTGCACCCTGGGCTGCATGGGCTCCTCGGAGATGTGTCGAGACCTGGCTGGAGAGGTGGAGAAGCTGCTCAAAACCTCCAACTCCTACCTGAGGAAAAAG GCGGCGTTGTGTGCAGTCCACGTCATCAGGAAAGTCCCAGAGTTGATGGAGATGTTCCTCCCAGCCACAAAAAACCTGCTGAGCGAGAAGAACCACG GTGTTCTCCACACTTCTGTTGTCCTCCTCACTGAAATGTGTGAAAGAAGTCCTGACATGCTCTTACACTTCAGAAAG TTGGTTCCACAGCTGGTGAGAATCCTGAAGAACCTGATCATGTCTGGTTACTCTCCTGAGCATGACGTGTCTGGCATCAGTGACCCCTTCCTGCAG GTGCGGATATTGAGACTATTGCGAATTCTGGGCAGGAGTGATGATGACTCAAGTGAAGCAATGAATGACATTCTTGCACAG GTGGCAACCAACACCGAGACAAGTAAAAATGTAGGGAATGCAATCCTCTATGAGACAGTACTGACCATAATGGACATCAAGTCAGAAAGTGGATTGAGGGTGTTGGCTATCAACATACTGGGGCGCTTCCTTCTCAACAATGACAAAAATATTAG ATATGTGGCACTGACGTCCCTACTGAAGACTGTACAGACGGACCACAATGCAGTGCAGAGGCATCGGAGCACCATTGTGGACTGTCTAAAAGACCTGGATGTGTCCATCAAGAG ACGTGCGATGGAGCTGAGCTTCGCCCTGGTGAATGGGAACAACATCCGAGGCATGATGAAGGAGCTGCTCTACTTCCTGGACTCCTGTGACCCAGAATTCAAAGCGGACTGTGCGTCCGGAGTCTTCCTGGCTGCAGAGAA GTATGCGCCTTCAAAAAGATGGCACATTGACACCATCATGAGAGTCCTGACAACG GCGGGGAGCTATGTCCGAGACGACTCTGTCCCCAACCTCATCCAGCTCATCACCAACAGTGTGGAGATGCATGCCTACACGGTGCAGAGACTCTACAAAGCCCTGCTGGATGACATCTCACAG CAACCGCTGGTCCAGGTGTCATCCTGGTGTATAGGGGAGTATGGAGACCTGCTGGTATCTGGacagtgtgaggaggaggagcctATCCAG GTGACAGAGGATGAAGTCCTGGATGTTTTGGAAGGTCTTCTTGTGTCCAACTTGTCCACCCCTGTAACCCGTGGTTACTCCCTCACTGCCATCATGAAGCTGTCTACTCGCTTCAGCAGTGTCAA CCGAATCAAGAAGGTGGTGTCAATATACGGCAGCAGCATCGACGTGGAACTGCAACAGAGAGCTGTGGAGTACAATGCACTTTTCAAGAAATATGATCACATGAG GCCTGCCTTACTGGAGCGAATGCCCATCATGGAGAAAACGGCCTCCAATGGCCCTACAGAGATCATGCAGACCAATGGGGAGACTGAGCCCTCGGTGCCTGACACAAAACACCTGCCCCTAGTCacccagccaaccaaccag GCTAATGACTTGTTAGACCTGCTGGGAGGTAATGATGTGGTGCCTGTGATCCAAACCACCCTGCCCACCAAGCCTGCCTCGGCTGGCGGAGAGCTGCTCGACCTACTGGGGGACCTCTCACTGTCTG gTGGTCTCGCTCCTGCTCCCTCTGTGCCTGTCTCCCAGCCCCCCTTCCTCCTGGATGGCCTCTCCTCACAGCCCCTGTTTAATGATACTTCAGCAG CTATTCCCCCCATGACAGCGTATAGCAAGAATGGCCTGAAAATAGAGTTCACCTTTGAGAGGGCCAACCCGAATCCGAACATAGCAGTCATCACTATCCACGCCACCAACGCCACCGAGGTTGACATGACAGAGTTTGTTTTCCAGGCTGCAGTACCAAAG ACATTCCAGCTGCAGCTCTTGTCCCCTAGCAGTAATATTGTCCCAGCACTCAACCAGGGAAGTGTCACACAGGTCATCAGAGTTCTCAACCCACAGAAG CAACAACTCCGCATGAGGGTCAAGCTGACGTACACCCACAAAGGCTCACCTGTCCAAGACCTGGCCGAGGTCAACAACTTTCCTCCTCAGTCCTGGCAATGA